A genome region from Halanaerobiales bacterium includes the following:
- a CDS encoding molybdopterin cofactor-binding domain-containing protein, which produces MLKNPHDYVGHDVIKVDAEAKTTGEAVYPNDIYFDDMLYARVKRATHPHAYLKELDISKAEALPEVVTVITAEDYPDLNDFGLIIKDQPVLIGIDEKMRYMGDALAIVVAETREAARKGVSLIEAEVEELEIISDPIRAMEDDAPSIHKGDNILDNNNLDKNILTSHHLEKGDVDKGFANADLIEENEYTTQHIDQLPLQNESGVAYYDPTVDQIKIWVASQWIHDSQADIAQSLGVDKDKIRIIQPAIGGAFGKKEDISVHIHLALATLETGRPVKMAYSREESMITQSKRHPIIIKMKTGVKNNGKLTAVEVEVIGDTGAYASSGPAVIHKGLFHCTGPYEVKNVRGNSYTIYTNNTYGGAMRGFGALQMAFAYDSQMDIIAHKLGIDPLELRYNNAFERGSETPTGQVLNRTVNVKETLEEAKDMMEDKEGQK; this is translated from the coding sequence ATGCTTAAAAATCCTCATGATTATGTTGGACATGATGTTATAAAAGTTGATGCTGAAGCAAAAACTACCGGGGAAGCTGTTTATCCAAATGATATATATTTTGATGATATGCTTTATGCAAGAGTAAAAAGAGCAACTCATCCCCATGCTTATTTGAAAGAATTAGATATAAGTAAAGCAGAGGCATTACCTGAGGTTGTTACTGTTATTACTGCTGAAGACTATCCAGATTTAAATGATTTTGGTTTAATCATAAAAGATCAACCTGTGCTGATTGGTATAGATGAAAAAATGAGATATATGGGTGATGCTTTAGCTATAGTAGTAGCTGAGACTAGAGAAGCGGCCAGAAAAGGAGTTTCTCTGATTGAAGCAGAAGTTGAAGAGCTAGAAATTATTTCTGATCCAATAAGAGCTATGGAAGATGATGCTCCATCAATTCACAAAGGAGATAATATATTAGATAATAATAATCTTGATAAAAATATTCTAACCAGTCATCATTTAGAAAAAGGTGATGTTGATAAAGGTTTTGCTAATGCAGATTTAATAGAAGAAAATGAATATACAACTCAACATATTGATCAGCTACCACTACAAAATGAATCTGGAGTTGCCTATTATGATCCAACTGTTGATCAGATAAAAATCTGGGTTGCTTCCCAGTGGATTCATGACAGTCAGGCTGATATTGCCCAATCCCTGGGAGTTGATAAAGATAAAATAAGAATTATTCAACCGGCAATAGGAGGAGCTTTTGGAAAAAAAGAAGATATTTCAGTTCATATTCATCTTGCTTTAGCTACTTTAGAAACAGGAAGACCGGTTAAAATGGCATATTCCAGAGAGGAATCTATGATAACCCAGTCAAAAAGACATCCAATAATTATCAAAATGAAAACAGGAGTGAAAAATAATGGAAAATTAACTGCTGTAGAAGTTGAAGTTATTGGAGATACCGGGGCTTATGCTTCAAGTGGTCCAGCTGTTATTCACAAAGGATTATTTCATTGTACCGGTCCTTATGAGGTTAAAAATGTAAGAGGAAATTCTTATACAATTTATACAAATAATACTTATGGAGGAGCAATGAGAGGTTTTGGAGCTTTACAGATGGCATTTGCTTATGATTCACAGATGGATATAATTGCTCACAAATTAGGAATTGATCCCTTAGAATTACGTTATAATAATGCTTTTGAGAGAGGTTCAGAAACTCCAACCGGTCAGGTTTTAAATAGAACTGTTAATGTTAAAGAGACCCTTGAAGAAGCAAAAGATATGATGGAAGATAAGGAGGGTCAAAAATGA
- a CDS encoding (2Fe-2S)-binding protein, whose protein sequence is MEYKIKFTVNGEKRTETVTPSMRLLDLLRDDLGLTGAKEGCGQGECGACSVIMDGKLVASCLILAAQADGSEIITVEGVKKGNDLHQIQKSFIEAGAVQCGFCTPGMIMATKNLLDKNPDPSSEEIKRGLSGNICRCTGYAKIFDAVKMSAKKLQSEGSENNA, encoded by the coding sequence ATGGAATATAAAATTAAGTTTACAGTCAATGGTGAAAAAAGAACCGAAACAGTAACCCCTTCTATGAGATTACTTGATTTACTTCGTGATGATCTGGGCCTTACTGGAGCCAAAGAAGGATGTGGTCAGGGAGAATGTGGAGCCTGTAGTGTAATTATGGATGGAAAACTTGTTGCTTCCTGTTTAATCCTGGCAGCTCAGGCTGATGGTTCAGAAATCATAACAGTTGAAGGGGTTAAAAAAGGGAATGACCTTCATCAGATTCAGAAATCATTTATTGAAGCTGGAGCAGTACAATGTGGATTTTGTACACCGGGTATGATAATGGCAACTAAAAATTTACTTGATAAAAATCCAGATCCTTCTTCTGAAGAAATTAAAAGAGGTTTATCAGGCAATATTTGTCGCTGTACCGGATATGCAAAAATATTTGATGCTGTAAAAATGTCAGCAAAAAAGCTTCAGAGTGAAGGGAGTGAAAATAATGCTTAA
- a CDS encoding xanthine dehydrogenase family protein subunit M: MKKDYSPELENRQKTSGKDSNQFYAPKTINEALEVMADNDDYRIIAGGTDIMVEKFEELYEVNNWLAIDKIKELKEINKKDGKLEIGAGVTYTQLLNSNLIKENVPALKDAALDVGSPQIRNRGTIGGNIVTSSPAGDLLPVLLIYNAEFILKSKKGQRKISANDFFTGVKKNELKKDEILSKIIIPLNKNNFDKWIKIGKRKALVISSLTLAVRIQLDDDCQKIEDASLAMGAVAPTPLKIDKVGKEIIGKDFSKLDYEKIAEIVENEISPIDDIRGTAKYRSDVAFNITLSAFKDIKEKVEGC, from the coding sequence ATGAAAAAAGATTACTCCCCAGAATTAGAAAACAGGCAGAAGACTTCTGGCAAAGATTCTAATCAGTTTTATGCTCCTAAAACTATAAATGAAGCTTTAGAAGTTATGGCTGATAATGATGATTATCGAATTATTGCCGGTGGAACTGATATTATGGTAGAGAAATTCGAAGAATTATATGAAGTAAATAATTGGCTGGCAATTGATAAAATAAAGGAATTAAAAGAAATTAATAAAAAAGATGGAAAACTTGAAATTGGAGCTGGAGTTACTTATACTCAATTATTAAATTCAAATCTAATTAAAGAAAATGTACCTGCTTTAAAAGATGCTGCGTTGGATGTTGGTTCACCACAAATTAGAAATAGAGGAACAATAGGAGGAAATATTGTTACTTCATCACCTGCTGGCGATCTTTTACCTGTATTACTTATCTATAATGCAGAGTTTATTTTAAAGTCAAAAAAAGGTCAGAGAAAAATATCAGCAAATGACTTTTTTACAGGTGTCAAGAAAAATGAATTAAAAAAAGATGAAATTTTAAGCAAAATAATTATTCCTCTAAATAAAAATAATTTTGATAAGTGGATTAAAATTGGTAAAAGAAAAGCACTTGTTATTTCAAGTTTAACTCTTGCAGTTAGAATCCAATTAGATGATGACTGTCAAAAGATTGAAGATGCATCTTTGGCGATGGGAGCTGTAGCACCTACTCCTCTTAAAATTGATAAAGTTGGAAAAGAAATAATAGGAAAAGATTTTAGTAAGCTTGATTATGAAAAAATTGCAGAGATTGTTGAAAATGAAATTTCTCCAATTGATGATATACGAGGTACTGCTAAATATCGAAGTGATGTAGCTTTTAATATAACTTTAAGTGCCTTTAAAGATATAAAAGAAAAAGTAGAGGGGTGTTAG
- the ssnA gene encoding putative aminohydrolase SsnA, giving the protein MLLLTNGKILTFNKNSEIIENGAILIKDNKIAEVGNTENLKEKYPATEEFDVNGKIVMPGLVNTHMHFYSTFARGMDLKTDQPPQNFVDILEKLWWRLDKNLNEEDIYYSTIYALLSSIKAGTTTIFDHHASYGYINGSLDLIAEAVKKAGIRANLSYEISDRHGEIKAEKALNENERFLKKLDSEDNLLSGTIGLHASFTLSDDTLTETAALSENLDVPIHIHCAEGYADVKDSKDRGFKGVVDRLNNYNLWRENSLAIHGVHLQKGEAEILRENGVNLIHNPESNMSNAVGTAQVNDASQKAVRVGLGTDGYTTDMFESLSVANLLQTHERGNPSVGGELVKKMAIQNNQNIASDYFKGNLGAIKKGNLADIIVLDYNSPTPINKQNIFGHMLMGFKGGIVDSTIVNGNILMKNQEVQVLDEKRLLPRIRKQAEDFWQRF; this is encoded by the coding sequence ACAAATGGTAAGATCTTAACTTTTAATAAAAATTCAGAAATTATTGAAAATGGAGCCATTTTAATAAAAGATAATAAGATTGCAGAAGTTGGAAATACTGAAAATCTTAAAGAAAAATATCCAGCTACAGAAGAATTTGATGTTAATGGTAAAATAGTTATGCCTGGATTGGTAAATACTCATATGCATTTTTATAGTACTTTTGCCAGAGGCATGGATTTAAAAACAGATCAACCTCCCCAGAATTTTGTAGATATATTAGAAAAATTATGGTGGAGACTGGATAAAAATTTAAATGAAGAAGATATTTATTATAGTACAATTTATGCACTTTTAAGTAGTATAAAAGCAGGGACAACTACTATTTTTGACCACCATGCAAGTTATGGTTATATAAATGGTAGCCTTGATCTAATAGCTGAAGCTGTTAAAAAAGCTGGAATCAGAGCTAATCTATCTTATGAAATTTCTGATAGACATGGTGAAATTAAGGCAGAAAAGGCTTTAAATGAAAATGAAAGATTTTTAAAAAAATTAGATTCTGAAGATAATCTCTTAAGTGGAACTATAGGTTTACATGCCTCTTTTACTCTTAGTGATGATACTTTAACTGAAACAGCAGCCCTCAGTGAGAATCTAGATGTTCCTATTCATATTCATTGTGCTGAAGGTTATGCAGATGTCAAAGATAGTAAAGATAGGGGATTTAAGGGAGTAGTAGATAGATTGAATAATTACAATTTGTGGAGAGAAAATAGTCTGGCTATCCATGGAGTTCATCTCCAAAAAGGAGAAGCTGAAATTTTACGAGAAAATGGAGTTAATTTAATTCATAATCCTGAATCTAATATGAGTAATGCAGTTGGAACAGCCCAAGTTAATGATGCTTCTCAAAAAGCAGTACGAGTTGGACTGGGAACAGATGGTTATACAACTGATATGTTTGAAAGTTTAAGTGTTGCCAATCTATTACAAACCCATGAAAGAGGGAATCCATCAGTTGGTGGAGAATTAGTAAAGAAGATGGCTATTCAAAATAATCAAAATATTGCCTCAGATTATTTTAAAGGAAACCTGGGAGCTATTAAAAAAGGAAATTTAGCAGATATAATTGTTCTTGATTACAATTCCCCAACTCCTATTAACAAGCAAAATATTTTTGGTCATATGTTAATGGGATTTAAAGGTGGTATTGTTGATAGTACTATAGTTAATGGAAATATTCTAATGAAAAATCAGGAGGTGCAAGTACTAGATGAAAAAAGATTACTCCCCAGAATTAGAAAACAGGCAGAAGACTTCTGGCAAAGATTCTAA